CCATATCCACTCGTTCGACGAGCAGGGCATCGAGCCCTACCCGCACGGCTGGAACGTGTGGAGCGACGGCATGAAGGCCTTTATGGAACAGAAAGGCATCGTGCCGAGCTTTATCTATTCCAGCGAAGCGCAGGATGCGCCGCGTTACCGCGAGCATCTGGGCATCGAAACCATTCTGGTCGATCCCGAGCGTTCGTTCATGAACATCAGCGGCAATCAGATCCGCCAGGATCCGTTCCGCTACTGGGATTACATCCCGACCGAGGTGAAGCCGTTCTTCGTGCGCACCGTGGCGATCCTCGGCGGCGAGTCGAGCGGCAAATCGACGCTGGTCAACAAGCTGGCCAACATCTTCAACACCACCAGCGCCTGGGAATATGGCCGCGATTACGTGTTCTCGCACCTGGGCGGCGACGAGATGGCGCTGCAGTACTCCGACTACGACAAAATTGCCCTCGGGCAGGCGCAATACGTGGATTTCGCGGTCAAGTACGCCAACAAGGTGGCATTTATCGATACCGATTTCGTCACCACCCAGGCGTTTTGCAAAAAGTATGAGGGGCGTGAACACCCCTTCGTGCAGGCGCTGATCGACGAATACCGTTTCGATCTGGTGATCCTGCTGGAAAACAACACGCCGTGGGTGGCGGACGGCCTGCGCAGCCTCGGCAGTACCGCCGATCGGCTGGCGTTCCAGCGCCTGCTGGAGGAGATGCTGCGCGCCAACAATATCGAGTATGTGCACGTTGAGTCCAGCGATTACGAGGAGCGCTTCCTGCGCTGCGTCGAGCTGGTGCAACAGCTGCTGGCGGCGGACGCCGGCCGGTTGGCGAACGCGCCCGCCCAGCATCACGCCGCAGGCTGAGCAAAATTAGCGTAATGTGCGATCGCGCGGCAGAAACGGCCGCCCTGGCGCACATTTAACGGCTTGTTTAAACATGGTTCATTCGACAGCGACTACGTTAAGCTTTTCTTTACAATAACGCTTAGAAGAAGACATGTCTTATCGCTTGCTCGCTCTTTGGTTGGTCTGCTATGCCGCAGCCTGGACGCTGCTGACTGTTCATCTCGATCCTACCCTGCCTTACGACGCCGTCGAGGCGCTCAACTGGGGTCTCAACGGCGAATGGGGCTCACCGAAAAACCCGTGGCTGGTCGGGGCGGCGATGCAGCCGGCGATCG
Above is a window of Serratia nematodiphila DZ0503SBS1 DNA encoding:
- the nadR gene encoding multifunctional transcriptional regulator/nicotinamide-nucleotide adenylyltransferase/ribosylnicotinamide kinase NadR — its product is MPQFDYLKTSIKQKGCTLQQVADASGMTKGYLSQLLNDKIKSPSAQKLEALHRFLGLEFPRKEVKVGVVFGKFYPLHTGHIYLIQRACSQVDELHVILCHDEPRDRELFENSSMSQQPTVSDRLRWLLQTFKYQKNIHIHSFDEQGIEPYPHGWNVWSDGMKAFMEQKGIVPSFIYSSEAQDAPRYREHLGIETILVDPERSFMNISGNQIRQDPFRYWDYIPTEVKPFFVRTVAILGGESSGKSTLVNKLANIFNTTSAWEYGRDYVFSHLGGDEMALQYSDYDKIALGQAQYVDFAVKYANKVAFIDTDFVTTQAFCKKYEGREHPFVQALIDEYRFDLVILLENNTPWVADGLRSLGSTADRLAFQRLLEEMLRANNIEYVHVESSDYEERFLRCVELVQQLLAADAGRLANAPAQHHAAG